Proteins from a single region of Hermetia illucens chromosome 3, iHerIll2.2.curated.20191125, whole genome shotgun sequence:
- the LOC119651117 gene encoding protein G12-like → MKVLALVALLACGAFAAEGPQCQAPNGGGLQPVLAEFVSIIPTDKILELLLTSMTSDPETQAVMEYLSSSEFHQIVVMFQNRPEFKLLVEFACTDLYVDAAYYFNILAGIFGFPEVRAHPRATVRAGGFRGLLLDILALIPVDDLKALLDEKLATDYYVQLTFQKINSDEFGSLIDALKADVAYVDLKDRLRGLGVDVDLIIDTINKIFH, encoded by the coding sequence ATGAAAGTATTAGCTCTCGTTGCTCTTTTGGCTTGTGGTGCCTTCGCCGCAGAAGGACCCCAATGTCAAGCTCCAAACGGTGGTGGTCTCCAACCAGTCTTGGCTGAATTCGTTTCCATAATCCCAACCGATAAAATTTTGGAACTCCTCTTGACTTCCATGACCTCTGATCCAGAAACCCAAGCCGTCATGGAATACTTGTCATCATCCGAATTCCACCAAATCGTCGTCATGTTCCAAAATCGTCCAGAATTCAAATTGCTTGTGGAGTTTGCCTGTACCGATTTGTACGTCGATGCTGCCTACTACTTCAACATCTTGGCCGGTATTTTCGGATTCCCAGAAGTCCGTGCTCACCCACGTGCCACTGTCCGTGCTGGTGGATTCCGTGGTCTCTTGTTGGACATCCTCGCACTCATCCCCGTtgatgatttgaaggctcttTTGGATGAAAAGTTGGCTaccgactactatgtccaatTGACTTTCCAAAAGATTAACTCTGACGAATTTGGATCTCTCATTGATGCTCTTAAGGCTGATGTTGCCTACGTTGACTTGAAGGATCGTCTCCGTGGATTGGGAGTTGATGTTGACCTCATCATTGACACCATCAACAAGATATTCCATTAG
- the LOC119651121 gene encoding uncharacterized protein LOC119651121, with amino-acid sequence MKILALVALLACGAFAAGGPQCQAPNGGGLQPILEEFISMSPIQKILELLFTSMTSDPETQAVMEYLSSFEFHQILIMFQNRPEFKSLLDFACNDLYIDVAYYFNVLAFIFGFPEARAHPRVIARGGGFHGLLREILDLIPLDDLKALWDEKLATDCCVQLTFKKMNSDEFRSIVNALKGNDAYIDMNEHLRGLGVDVDLIIDTINRIFH; translated from the coding sequence ATGAAAATATTGGCTCTCGTCGCTCTTTTGGCTTGTGGTGCCTTCGCCGCAGGAGGACCTCAATGTCAAGCTCCAAACGGTGGTGGTCTCCAACCTATCTTGGAAGAATTCATCTCCATGAGCCCAATCCAAAAGATTTTGGAACTCCTCTTCACTTCCATGACCTCTGATCCAGAAACCCAAGCCGTCATGGAATACTTGTCATCATTCGAATTCCACCAAATCCTCATCATGTTCCAAAATCGCCCAGAATTCAAATCGCTTCTGGACTTCGCCTGTAACGATTTATACATCGATGTTGCCTACTACTTCAACGTGTTGGCCTTTATTTTCGGATTCCCAGAAGCCCGTGCTCACCCACGTGTCATCGCCCGTGGTGGTGGATTCCATGGACTCTTGCGGGAAATCCTTGATCTGATCCCACTCGATGACCTCAAAGCCCTTTGGGATGAAAAGTTGGCCACCGATTGCTGTGTCCAATTAACTTTCAAAAAGATGAACTCTGACGAATTCAGATCTATTGTTAACGCTCTCAAAGGCAATGACGCCTACATTGACATGAATGAACATCTTCGTGGATTGGGAGTTGACGTTGATCTCATCATTGACACCATTAACAGGATCTTCCACTAA